One window of the Candidatus Jettenia sp. genome contains the following:
- a CDS encoding aminopeptidase P family protein, producing the protein MENLNELKGKLTRDGVDGFLITNEINIHYLTNFTGSESILLITPDNNYLFTDFRYVEQAQQDIPWVNIIERKVSLIRTICGKLKQLHIKKLYIESLHLTVNQYYEIKDTVKGIHILPIQGIIEKYRKRKTQEEIKKIQQAIDIAEKAYNNIRKKIRAGFSEKNLADVLEFEIRNQGGERSSFEIICAASSHASKPHAHTTDRQIQDNDSVLIDWGARFQFYNSDLTRVTFTDKISQKLREIYQIVLDAQCFAIDKVKPGRIAKDIDSIARSYIEKKGFGKCFGHGLGHGIGLEVHEGPVINKRSKEILEEGMVFTVEPGIYIPEWGGVRIEDIVLVTADSCNILSHLPKKITDVYR; encoded by the coding sequence ATGGAAAATTTGAATGAATTGAAAGGGAAATTAACAAGGGATGGGGTAGATGGTTTTTTAATTACGAATGAAATAAACATCCATTATCTCACGAATTTTACCGGTTCCGAAAGTATCCTTTTGATTACACCGGATAATAATTATTTGTTTACAGATTTTAGGTATGTTGAACAGGCTCAACAAGATATTCCTTGGGTTAATATTATTGAAAGAAAAGTTTCCTTAATACGAACAATTTGTGGTAAGCTAAAGCAGCTTCATATAAAAAAATTATATATTGAATCCTTACACCTTACAGTAAATCAATATTATGAGATTAAAGATACAGTAAAAGGGATTCATATTCTGCCGATACAAGGAATTATTGAAAAATATCGAAAACGGAAGACACAGGAAGAAATTAAAAAGATACAGCAAGCTATCGATATTGCAGAAAAGGCATATAATAATATTAGAAAGAAAATAAGAGCGGGTTTCTCAGAAAAGAATTTAGCAGATGTTTTAGAGTTTGAAATAAGGAATCAAGGCGGCGAGAGAAGTTCTTTTGAAATAATTTGTGCTGCTAGCTCACACGCATCAAAGCCACATGCTCATACAACAGATAGGCAGATACAAGATAATGATAGTGTTTTAATAGATTGGGGCGCTCGTTTTCAGTTTTATAATTCAGACTTGACAAGGGTTACGTTTACAGATAAAATATCCCAAAAATTAAGGGAAATATACCAAATTGTACTGGATGCACAATGTTTTGCAATTGATAAAGTGAAACCAGGTAGAATAGCGAAGGATATAGATAGCATAGCGAGGAGCTATATAGAAAAAAAAGGATTTGGGAAGTGTTTTGGTCATGGATTAGGGCATGGCATTGGGCTTGAGGTTCATGAAGGCCCTGTTATTAATAAGAGAAGTAAAGAAATATTAGAGGAGGGTATGGTGTTTACCGTAGAGCCTGGTATTTATATCCCGGAGTGGGGAGGTGTTCGTATAGAAGATATAGTTTTAGTAACTGCAGATAGTTGTAATATTTTGAGCCATTTACCTAAAAAAATAACAGATGTTTATCGGTAA
- the dnaA gene encoding chromosomal replication initiator protein DnaA, which yields MVESYIKIWDDVLQNIREKVGPLRFNLWFKNTRLESLDHDYANIVVPNVFTQVWLQENFSSVLREGIGKLINNKDLNIKFSILKSDERENGLSTTNISLPDKKTEINKKPLQVNRVLKLEDFIVGPNNRLAYTASLEMVNDKHPAFNPLFIHGPVGVGKTHILQGVWNRVKEEQNINAVYMTAEKWTNEFIYSLQKGKMEAFRQKFRNVDMFLIDDVHFLSNKQGVQEEFLHTFNALYELSKKIIFASDAHPKMIAQLKENLASRFMSGMITKIDKPEYAMRLLILRSKAAKFDVHFSEDVLEFIAEKFDDNVREVESALTTLSAHAKFNEKKIDLQLANEVLGEFFYNEGKVIKVNEIEEEILTYFNISRSELHSNKKMKSISFPRQVCMYLIKILLNWSYQQIGNYFNSKKHSTVMFAIKKVKEQIDSDKQFKLFVEMLIERIKKQKR from the coding sequence ATGGTAGAATCTTATATAAAAATCTGGGACGATGTTCTTCAAAATATTCGGGAAAAGGTAGGACCATTGCGATTTAACCTGTGGTTTAAGAATACGAGACTTGAGTCTTTAGACCATGATTATGCAAATATTGTAGTACCGAATGTCTTTACTCAAGTGTGGCTGCAAGAGAATTTTTCAAGTGTGTTGAGAGAAGGTATTGGAAAGCTAATAAATAATAAGGACTTGAATATTAAATTCTCTATCCTAAAAAGCGATGAAAGAGAAAATGGCTTATCCACAACAAATATCTCTTTGCCTGATAAGAAAACAGAAATAAATAAGAAACCTTTACAAGTAAATAGGGTTCTGAAGTTAGAGGATTTTATCGTTGGCCCGAATAACAGGCTTGCGTATACTGCATCCCTGGAAATGGTAAATGATAAACATCCTGCTTTTAATCCTCTTTTTATCCATGGTCCTGTTGGCGTTGGAAAAACCCATATACTCCAAGGGGTTTGGAACCGTGTAAAAGAGGAACAAAATATAAATGCTGTATATATGACGGCGGAGAAGTGGACGAATGAATTCATTTATTCGTTACAAAAAGGAAAGATGGAAGCGTTTCGGCAAAAATTTAGAAATGTTGATATGTTCCTCATAGATGACGTTCATTTTCTTTCTAATAAACAAGGGGTGCAAGAGGAGTTTCTCCATACTTTTAATGCATTATATGAATTATCCAAGAAAATTATATTTGCAAGTGATGCCCACCCGAAAATGATTGCACAGTTGAAAGAGAACCTTGCAAGTCGATTTATGTCTGGCATGATTACAAAAATAGATAAACCTGAATATGCTATGAGACTTTTAATCTTAAGGTCAAAAGCTGCAAAATTTGACGTACATTTTTCAGAAGATGTTTTGGAATTTATTGCAGAGAAATTTGATGATAATGTGAGAGAAGTTGAAAGCGCATTGACAACACTATCTGCACATGCAAAATTTAATGAGAAAAAAATAGACCTTCAATTAGCGAACGAAGTTTTGGGTGAATTTTTCTATAATGAAGGAAAGGTTATTAAAGTGAATGAAATAGAGGAAGAAATTCTCACCTATTTCAACATATCACGAAGTGAACTCCATTCAAATAAAAAAATGAAATCTATTTCTTTTCCGCGTCAGGTATGTATGTATTTGATAAAGATACTCCTGAATTGGTCATATCAGCAAATTGGGAATTACTTTAATAGCAAGAAACATTCTACGGTTATGTTTGCTATAAAGAAGGTAAAAGAACAAATTGATAGTGATAAACAATTTAAGCTATTTGTAGAGATGCTAATAGAAAGAATAAAAAAACAAAAAAGATAA
- a CDS encoding sigma-54 dependent transcriptional regulator: protein MTYRILIADDEERMRRVLAMVFDEMRDVKVVTSSDYVTTMDYLDKERFHLLITDLKVQEVGRLEFLRAIKSKTPDLPIIVLSAYGSVESVIDVMKEGVFDYLTTPFENEILKLAVKRALRMSSLAIENKNLRQALESQYNFSNIIGNSPAVTDALRLVGEVSKTDSTVLITGESGTGKELIARAIHYNSNRAGGPLITLNCAAIPENLLESELFGYEKGAFTSAEKTKKGRFELAAGGTFFLDEISEMSAAIQAKVLRIIESKELERLGGTETIKVDIRIICATNKNLEDLVRLGKFREDLYYRISVFPITLLPLRERTEDIIPLSKHFLRRFSIKMGKAPISLSKEVEKLLIQHKWEGNIRELQNAIERAVILCKSNVIMPEHLPTSLIRGSYFPAKDKFQTSDNTTVQFDIPPHGLSLDALEKQLVTQALEKSKNNKTKAAKLLGLTRGTFRYRLQKYGLSN from the coding sequence ATGACTTACAGAATTTTAATTGCAGATGACGAAGAGCGTATGAGAAGAGTGCTTGCCATGGTCTTTGATGAAATGAGAGATGTAAAAGTTGTTACTTCAAGTGATTATGTAACAACTATGGATTATTTAGACAAAGAGCGTTTTCATCTATTAATTACAGATCTGAAAGTACAAGAAGTGGGAAGGCTTGAGTTTTTAAGAGCAATTAAAAGCAAAACACCTGACCTTCCTATCATCGTTTTATCCGCATACGGTTCCGTAGAATCAGTAATTGATGTAATGAAAGAAGGAGTGTTTGATTATCTTACAACTCCTTTTGAGAATGAGATACTTAAGCTCGCGGTAAAGAGGGCCTTGCGTATGAGTAGTTTAGCTATTGAGAATAAAAACTTACGTCAGGCACTCGAGTCTCAATATAATTTCTCAAATATCATTGGTAATTCTCCAGCAGTTACTGATGCTTTGAGGCTGGTTGGAGAAGTATCCAAGACTGATTCAACAGTATTAATTACCGGAGAAAGTGGCACGGGAAAAGAGTTAATTGCACGTGCAATTCACTACAATAGTAACAGAGCCGGAGGACCTCTCATTACGTTGAATTGCGCTGCGATACCTGAAAATTTACTTGAGAGTGAATTATTCGGATATGAGAAGGGTGCATTCACCAGTGCTGAAAAGACTAAAAAGGGGCGTTTTGAGCTAGCTGCCGGCGGCACTTTCTTTTTGGATGAAATATCGGAAATGAGTGCAGCCATCCAGGCGAAAGTATTGCGTATTATTGAGTCTAAAGAATTAGAACGCCTTGGCGGTACCGAGACAATTAAAGTTGATATTCGGATTATTTGTGCTACCAATAAAAACCTGGAGGATTTGGTGCGGCTCGGTAAATTTCGAGAGGATTTATATTATCGAATAAGCGTCTTTCCAATTACCTTATTACCATTAAGAGAAAGAACCGAAGATATTATTCCATTAAGCAAACACTTTTTGAGACGTTTTTCAATAAAAATGGGGAAAGCGCCGATTTCTCTAAGTAAAGAAGTAGAAAAACTCCTTATCCAGCATAAATGGGAAGGTAATATTAGAGAATTGCAAAATGCTATTGAAAGAGCGGTGATTCTCTGTAAAAGTAATGTAATCATGCCTGAACATCTACCAACATCTCTTATTAGAGGGTCATATTTCCCTGCAAAAGATAAGTTCCAAACATCAGATAATACCACTGTTCAATTTGATATTCCTCCTCATGGTTTATCTCTGGATGCTTTAGAAAAACAATTAGTAACGCAGGCACTTGAAAAGAGTAAAAATAATAAGACAAAAGCTGCTAAACTATTAGGGTTAACAAGAGGAACATTCCGGTATAGATTACAAAAGTACGGTTTGTCAAATTAG
- a CDS encoding cytochrome c family protein, translating to MLSSKRMTFLGGVVVSLCSLAFSLPALSVGAEYVSNSGCKCHMSKGCFEGEEYKERLHSNTWEKRLKGTPDAENPECLKCHATAFGEKIAEAGKKYLPNVQCEACHGAGSEYKKVKENYLGKGKDAFKELLKKDPFMARKVQYDAGLIVAGINGPATVKEQCLKCHWESKDAKDKCPKTDKVMDYKDYFKKDDHRDEDEIDIAIKKLSPEDKKKWANILPKDEILNTPIKQIKKKD from the coding sequence ATGTTAAGTAGTAAGAGGATGACTTTTTTGGGGGGTGTTGTAGTTTCTTTGTGCTCGTTAGCTTTTTCACTACCTGCTTTATCTGTAGGGGCAGAATATGTTAGCAATAGTGGCTGTAAATGTCATATGAGTAAAGGTTGCTTTGAAGGAGAAGAATATAAAGAAAGATTACATTCAAATACATGGGAAAAAAGGTTAAAGGGAACTCCTGATGCTGAAAATCCAGAATGTTTAAAATGCCATGCAACTGCCTTTGGAGAGAAGATTGCGGAGGCAGGAAAAAAATATTTACCGAATGTCCAATGCGAAGCCTGTCATGGCGCCGGTTCAGAGTATAAGAAAGTAAAAGAGAACTATTTGGGAAAAGGTAAAGATGCGTTTAAAGAGTTATTAAAGAAAGACCCCTTTATGGCTCGAAAAGTACAATATGATGCTGGTTTAATCGTTGCCGGGATTAATGGACCTGCAACTGTGAAAGAGCAGTGTTTAAAATGTCACTGGGAGAGCAAGGATGCTAAGGATAAATGTCCAAAAACCGATAAGGTGATGGATTATAAAGATTATTTTAAGAAAGATGATCATCGTGACGAGGATGAAATTGATATAGCAATCAAAAAGCTTTCTCCAGAAGATAAAAAGAAATGGGCTAATATACTACCAAAGGATGAGATTTTAAATACACCGATAAAACAAATAAAAAAGAAGGACTAA
- the accC gene encoding acetyl-CoA carboxylase biotin carboxylase subunit codes for MFSRIMIANRGEIALRIIRACREMGIETVAICSKADEHAMYLKQADITVCVGPPEADLSYLNIPSIISAAEITDIEAIHPGYGFLSEVSHFAEVCESSNIVFIGPKSEMLKKLGNKTEARKLAIANKVPVVPGSESVIKSQQQALDVAHKIGYPVIIKASAGGGGRGMRVAHNDISLVNSLGVAQREAEAAFKDPSIYIEKYIENTRHVEVQIFGDNYGNIIHLGERDCTLQRRHQKIVEESPSPAISERLREEICKAAIKIARAVHYKNAGTVEFLVDNNEGNFYFIEVNTRLQVEHPVTEMVTGIDLVKQQIRVAHGERFNIKQRKIRNQGVSIECRIYAEDPYNGFRPQPGKITKYNPPGGRGVRVDSHVHSGYEIPPYYDSLISKLIVHQRTREEAIACMRRALSEYVIEGIKTTIPLNLELMNHPQFATGNINTNFVENFLSKG; via the coding sequence ATGTTTTCTAGAATAATGATTGCAAATCGGGGTGAAATTGCCTTGCGAATTATTCGGGCATGTCGCGAAATGGGTATCGAAACCGTTGCTATATGCTCTAAGGCTGATGAACATGCAATGTACTTGAAACAAGCGGATATTACCGTATGTGTTGGTCCTCCCGAAGCAGATTTAAGTTATCTGAATATTCCAAGCATAATTAGTGCAGCAGAGATAACTGATATCGAGGCTATTCATCCAGGATATGGTTTTTTATCAGAAGTGAGTCATTTTGCCGAGGTATGTGAATCTTCTAATATCGTATTTATAGGTCCTAAATCGGAAATGTTAAAGAAGCTTGGGAATAAGACCGAGGCTAGGAAGCTCGCTATTGCTAATAAAGTTCCTGTCGTTCCGGGAAGCGAATCGGTTATAAAAAGTCAACAGCAAGCTCTCGATGTCGCGCATAAGATTGGCTATCCTGTAATTATTAAAGCCTCTGCTGGTGGAGGTGGACGTGGAATGCGTGTTGCGCATAATGATATAAGCCTTGTCAATTCTTTAGGAGTTGCGCAACGGGAAGCAGAAGCTGCTTTTAAAGACCCATCTATTTATATAGAAAAATACATAGAAAATACACGTCATGTAGAAGTACAAATATTTGGCGATAACTACGGTAATATTATTCATCTGGGTGAAAGGGACTGCACCTTACAACGTAGACATCAGAAGATTGTGGAAGAATCCCCTTCTCCTGCAATTTCTGAACGTTTACGTGAGGAAATATGCAAAGCTGCAATTAAGATAGCAAGAGCCGTACACTATAAAAATGCAGGTACGGTTGAATTCTTAGTAGATAATAATGAAGGTAATTTTTATTTTATAGAAGTGAATACACGTTTACAAGTAGAACACCCTGTTACCGAAATGGTTACTGGTATCGATTTGGTTAAACAACAAATAAGGGTTGCCCATGGTGAGCGATTTAATATAAAACAAAGAAAGATTCGAAACCAAGGGGTTTCAATCGAGTGCCGCATTTATGCAGAAGACCCTTACAATGGATTTAGACCCCAACCTGGTAAAATTACTAAATATAATCCCCCAGGCGGACGTGGAGTAAGGGTGGATTCCCATGTACACTCTGGGTATGAAATCCCTCCTTATTATGATTCTTTAATATCAAAGTTGATCGTCCATCAAAGGACAAGAGAGGAGGCAATTGCTTGTATGAGAAGGGCATTGAGTGAATACGTTATTGAAGGTATTAAGACAACCATTCCATTAAATTTAGAGTTAATGAACCATCCACAATTTGCAACAGGAAATATCAATACAAATTTTGTAGAGAATTTTCTGTCAAAAGGCTAA
- the accB gene encoding acetyl-CoA carboxylase biotin carboxyl carrier protein — MNENELSEIEIQEDVTKIRIKKREGGYVPAISSVTASPIHPAKIEQEHSSYVLSKESENFVDIISPMVGTFYRASSPGADPCINVGDTVNEETVVCIIEAMKIMNEVKAETVGEIVDVYANDGEAVEFGQPLFRVKPSTRTA, encoded by the coding sequence ATGAATGAAAATGAATTGTCTGAAATTGAAATTCAAGAAGATGTAACTAAAATAAGGATAAAGAAAAGAGAAGGGGGGTATGTTCCTGCAATTTCGTCAGTAACTGCATCTCCAATACACCCCGCAAAAATAGAACAAGAACATTCATCGTATGTATTATCAAAGGAAAGTGAGAATTTTGTAGATATTATTTCTCCTATGGTAGGAACTTTTTACCGAGCGAGCTCCCCCGGTGCAGATCCTTGTATTAATGTTGGAGATACGGTAAATGAAGAAACCGTTGTTTGTATTATTGAAGCGATGAAAATAATGAACGAGGTGAAAGCAGAAACAGTTGGTGAGATTGTTGATGTTTATGCAAACGATGGAGAAGCCGTGGAATTTGGCCAACCTCTATTCCGTGTTAAACCCTCGACAAGAACGGCATAA
- the speY gene encoding deoxyhypusine synthase encodes MAKKSKQSKPCQLQHKYLCRPRIFPQVLKKGMRIKDLVDEYSRSGAFNAGRLAEACKLYCHMIDENATVGLTLSGAMSPTGMGGILITLIENGFVDFIISTGANLYHDLHFALNLPIHQGDFRVNDTELYEAGIERIYDIFITDELLLKTDKYIQDVTNKISVVEPISTADFHYLLGKSVLSDTPSPQMSFVAQAAKHHVPIFVSSPGDSSIGMNLSYLKLMGKGIIIDTDLDVLQSTAIIFNSKKNGVISIGGGSPKNFYMQTQPTLAQILDINKGGHDYFIQITTDAPQWGGLSGATPSEAISWGKIRSEEVKNHVVVYSDATIAMPILASYALSEKKPRKKKYLYKHLPDYINDLKKHIKE; translated from the coding sequence ATGGCTAAAAAATCTAAACAATCTAAACCGTGTCAACTACAACATAAATATCTGTGTAGACCTCGAATATTTCCACAAGTTTTAAAGAAGGGCATGAGGATTAAGGATCTTGTTGATGAGTATAGCCGTTCAGGGGCATTCAATGCAGGAAGGCTGGCAGAAGCATGTAAGTTGTATTGTCATATGATTGATGAGAATGCCACGGTCGGTTTAACCCTCTCAGGTGCCATGTCACCAACAGGCATGGGAGGGATACTTATAACCCTTATTGAGAATGGTTTTGTAGACTTCATTATTTCCACGGGGGCGAATCTCTATCACGATCTTCATTTCGCATTAAATCTGCCGATACATCAGGGAGATTTTAGGGTTAATGACACAGAACTTTACGAAGCAGGTATCGAGCGTATTTATGATATCTTTATTACCGATGAGCTTCTTCTTAAGACAGATAAGTATATCCAGGATGTGACAAACAAAATCTCTGTAGTCGAGCCTATTTCTACCGCCGATTTTCATTACCTCCTCGGTAAGTCGGTTCTTTCTGATACTCCATCGCCTCAGATGAGTTTTGTTGCACAGGCAGCGAAACACCATGTGCCCATATTCGTTTCTTCTCCAGGTGATTCTTCAATTGGGATGAATTTATCTTATCTTAAACTTATGGGGAAAGGTATTATTATAGATACCGACCTGGATGTTCTTCAATCCACAGCCATTATCTTTAACAGTAAAAAAAACGGGGTAATTAGTATTGGTGGTGGTTCTCCGAAAAATTTCTATATGCAAACACAACCTACCTTAGCGCAGATACTGGATATTAATAAAGGAGGGCACGACTACTTCATTCAGATTACTACGGATGCGCCACAATGGGGTGGGCTCTCCGGGGCAACACCGTCAGAGGCCATATCATGGGGTAAAATACGAAGTGAAGAGGTGAAAAATCATGTGGTAGTTTATAGCGATGCTACGATAGCTATGCCGATTCTTGCAAGCTATGCTCTCTCAGAGAAAAAACCAAGAAAGAAAAAATACCTTTACAAACATCTGCCTGATTATATCAATGATTTGAAAAAACATATCAAAGAATAA